A single window of Solanum dulcamara chromosome 5, daSolDulc1.2, whole genome shotgun sequence DNA harbors:
- the LOC129889977 gene encoding ethylene-responsive transcription factor ERF027-like has translation MDDSQNPTKSNQINQPPHQPSESTKIPLFPIPPPPPTPPTPPPETHIQTINTPSPLSNISKLENANSTQKMVQLPNIIPMSSTSSGGSDSPGRPIGGKHTVFRGIRCRSGKWVSEIREPRKTTRIWLGTYPTPEMAAAAYDVAARALKGNDAVINFPGNINLYPSLPPSPAAADIRKAAATAAALMKIETGETTSGTQPGTDDQSSRTGSVHMMETRDHEYIDEEALFDMPNLLVDMAEAMMVSPPRMNSPRSDDSPGNSDAESLWSY, from the exons atggatGACTCTCAAAATCCTACCAAGTCCAACCAAATAAACCAACCTCCCCATCAACCTAGTGAAAGTACTAAAATACCCCTCTTCCCTATACCTCCTCCACCACCAACGCCGCCAACGCCACCACCGGAGACACATATTCAAACAATAAACACACCTAGTCCATTATCAAACATTTCAAAATTAGAAAATGCAAATTCTACTCAAAAAATGGTTCAACTACCAAATATTATCCCTATGAGTTCCACCTCATCGGGCGGCTCAGATTCTCCAGGCCGCCCGATAGGTGGAAAACATACGGTATTTCGCGGAATTCGATGTAGAAGCGGAAAATGGGTGTCCGAAATTCGAGAGCCACGTAAGACTACGAGAATATGGTTAGGTACTTATCCTACACCCGAAATGGCTGCTGCTGCATACGACGTCGCTGCAAGGGCTCTAAAGGGAAACGACGCCGTAATAAACTTTCCCGGTAATATTAATTTGTATCCTTCACTTCCTCCTTCGCCAGCAGCGGCGGATATACGAAAAGCTGCCGCCACAGCGGCGGCCCTGATGAAGATAGAAACCGGAGAAACCACATCCGGAACTCAACCAG GTACGGATGATCAATCATCGAGGACGGGGAGTGTGCATATGATGGAAACTAGGGATCATGAATACATTGATGAAGAGGCATTATTTGATATGCCTAATTTGCTAGTTGACATGGCGGAGGCAATGATGGTGAGCCCGCCGAGAATGAACTCGCCGCGGTCCGATGATTCACCAGGAAATTCTGATGCAGAAAGTCTATGGagctattaa